A stretch of Electrophorus electricus isolate fEleEle1 chromosome 3, fEleEle1.pri, whole genome shotgun sequence DNA encodes these proteins:
- the LOC113567989 gene encoding serine protease 27-like: MWKLVSVTLVLLLYVKDSLPQLNVCGNASLNNRIVGGQDVLPGAWPWQVSLYSTAFGQHFCGGSLITKDWVMTAAHCFTSVNFRDMLVYLGKQTQHGYNPRQISRRVTQVVCHPNYKSNTNDNDITLLQLNESVSFTNYIRPVCLAAQGSNFRAGTLSWITGWGNIPSGEELPFPGVLQEVALPIVDRKQCENLVGAGLITKNMICAGLLKGGKDSCQGDSGGPMVSKQGTVWIQSGITSWGEGCAQPRSPGVYTQVSQYQNWISTILKKNPPGFIKFNPAT, from the exons ATTCCCTTCCTCAACTAAATG tatgtGGTAATGCATCTTTAAACAATAGAATTGTGGGTGGGCAGGATGTCCTTCCAGGGGCTTGGCCATGGCAGGTTAGTTTATACAGCACAGCTTTTGGTCAGCATTTCTGTGGAGGATCCCTTATCACAAAAGACTGGGTAATGACAGCAGCACACTGTTTCACCAG CGTTAACTTTCGTGACATGCTGGTGTACTTGGGGAAACAGACTCAACATGGCTATAATCCCAGACAGATCTCTAGGCGTGTTACACAAGTGGTTTGCCACCCCAACTACAAGAGCAACACTAATGACAATGACATCACCTTGTTGCAGCTGAATGAATCCGTCTCTTTCACAAACTACATCAGGCCTGTGTGTCTGGCTGCTCAGGGCAGCAACTTCCGTGCCGGCACTTTAAGTTGGATCACAGGGTGGGGGAACATACCCTCTGgag AAGAACTGCCTTTTCCTGGTGTATTGCAGGAAGTAGCATTGCCTATTGTTGACAGGAAGCAGTGTGAAAATCTAGTGGGAGCTGGACTAATTACCAAAAATATGATTTGTGCTGGCTTACTGAAAGGAGGCAAGGATTCCTGTCAg GGGGACTCTGGAGGTCCAATGGTGAGCAAACAAGGTACAGTCTGGATTCAGTCTGGAATCACTAGCTGGGGGGAAGGCTGTGCCCAGCCCAGATCACCTGGTGTGTACACTCAGGTGTCACAGTACCAAAACTGGATATCCACTATTCTCAAAAAAAATCCTCCTGGCTTCATCAAATTTAACCCTGCCACATAA
- the gpr84 gene encoding G-protein coupled receptor 84: MSLNDTYLHGNSSFSCASPSVEGYRYFGVLLGCVVTVVGTVGNVLTVLAFATDTHLRTRFNVLIVNLAVADILYCTILQPVSVDSYLHLRWRGGATWCQMFGLLLFLSNSVSIITLCLIAASRYLVVAHRTTRAARLLLSPHGVAMLVASSWALGLASFGPLWPVYVFAPQVCTCSFHRTKGRPYTTVLLFFYFFLGLGFVGLFYFLIYHKVHIAAMALLKYRPSRRSSRKKRTEAEGTDGDDSGIGVGTTGTQSSEISDQTVETNNSKNPMNEYPGTTPATTSSTQQTTCPIKEASNGAKQSQVPAPILTQATGPSSTPGEDSEFKRVTRMCFTVFLCFVGCFVPFLLLNIADKNNRAPQVLHMFCANMTWLNSCINPLLYAAMNRQFNQAYRDLLSKAASPLRHLWRRQ; this comes from the coding sequence ATGTCACTGAATGACACATACCTTCATGGCAACAGCTCATTTTCCTGTGCCTCTCCTTCAGTGGAAGGCTACCGGTACTTTGGCGTGCTGTTGGGCTGTGTGGTAACTGTCGTCGGAACAGTGGGCAATGTTCTGACCGTGCTAGCCTTTGCCACTGACACACATCTAAGAACGCGCTTCAATGTCCTCATTGTAAACCTAGCTGTGGCTGACATCCTGTACTGCACCATTCTACAGCCAGTAAGCGTGGATTCCTACCTTCACCTGCGCTGGAGGGGTGGGGCTACCTGGTGTCAAATGTTtgggctcctcctcttcctttccaaCAGTGTGTCCATTATCACACTGTGTCTCATTGCAGCAAGCCGCTACCTGGTGGTTGCCCACCGCACAACACGGGCGGCACGCCTACTGCTGTCTCCCCATGGTGTAGCCATGCTGGTAGCAAGCTCCTGGGCCCTAGGCCTGGCCAGCTTCGGCCCTCTTTGGCCTGTTTATGTGTTCGCCCCACAGGTCTGCACTTGTAGTTTCCACCGCACCAAGGGTCGCCCTTACACCACTGTTCTGCTCTTTTTCTACTTCTTCCTTGGGCTGGGCTTTGTGGGACTCTTCTACTTTTTGATCTACCACAAGGTGCACATAGCAGCTATGGCACTGCTCAAGTACAGGCCCAGTCGGCGTTCATCGAGGAAAAAGCGGACCGAAGCTGAAGGGACAGATGGTGATGACAGCGGGATCGGTGTTGGGACCACAGGAACTCAAAGCTCTGAGATCAGTGATCAAACAGTAGAGACAAACAATAGCAAGAACCCCATGAACGAATACCCTGGGACAACACCTGCCACAACCTCAAGCACTCAGCAGACCACATGCCCAATTAAAGAGGCTTCAAACGGGGCAAAGCAATCACAAGTCCCTGCTCCAATATTAACTCAAGCTACAGGACCATCCTCCACTCCAGGAGAGGACAGTGAATTTAAACGCGTAACCAGGATGTGTTTCACTGTCTTCTTGTGTTTTGTAGGCTGCTTTGTGCCTTTCCTGCTCCTGAACATTGCGGACAAGAACAACCGTGCCCCGCAGGTGCTCCACATGTTCTGTGCTAACATGACATGGCTTAACAGCTGTATCAACCCACTGCTGTATGCAGCAATGAACCGCCAGTTTAACCAGGCCTACCGAGACCTGCTGTCCAAAGCTGCAAGTCCACTAAGACACTTATGGAGAAGGCAGTGA